From Rhodopseudomonas palustris:
CAAGCTCGGCGGCATCGACGTTATCGTCGCCAATGTCAGCGCGCTGGCGATCGGGCAGGACGAGGAAAGCTGGGAGAAGGAATTCGCCACCGACATGATGGGCACGGTGCGGCTCGTCGACGCCGCGATGCCCTATCTGGAGAAAAGCGCCGCCGGCGCGATCGTCACCATCTCCAGCGTGTCGGGCCGCGAGGTCGATTTCGCCGCCGGCCCCTACGGCACCTTCAAGGCCGCAATCATCCACTACACCCAGGGGCTGGCCTATCAGCTCGCGCCCAAGAACATCCGCGCCAATTCGGTGTCGCCGGGCAATACGTATTTCGAAGGCGGCGTCTGGAATCAGATCAAGGACGGCAATCCCGAACTCTACAAGGCCGCGCTCGCGCTCAATCCCACCGGCCGCATGGGCACGCCGCAGGAAATGGCCAATGCAGTGGTGTTCCTCGGCAGCCGCGCGGCGAGCTTCATCACCGGCACCAACCTCGTCGTCGACGGCGCGCTCACCAAGGGCGTGCAGTTCTAGCGCGCGGCCGGCCGTCTGTCTCCACGGAGTGGAAGGACTCTCCCCGTCATTGCGAGCGAAGCGAAGCAATCCAGCACGGTGCACTGGGCTTCTGGATTGCTTCGTCGCTTCGCTCCTCGCAATGACGGATCGGACGGTCGTCGAATATCCAGTCGAATAGCGTGAAGGCCGCGCCAGCTTGGGCTCGCGCCGCACCAGGAAACGCACCGAACAACAAGGCGTCAACAATGACCGCGGACCTGCACTACGCATCGATCACCGAGCTCGGCGAGCTGTATCGCCGCAAGGCGCTGAAGCCCTCCGAGGTGACGCAGGCCTCGCTCGACCGCATCGCGCAGCTCGACAAGCGCTTCAACGCCTATGCGACCGTGCTCGCCGAGCGCGCGATGCGGCAGGCGAAGCAGTGCGACGATGAGCTTGCCAAGGGCATCAGCCGCGGCCCGTTGCACGGCGTGCCGATCGGGCTGAAGGATCTGTGCTACACCAGCTTCGCGCCGAGCGCCGGCGGCACCACGATCCACAAGGAATTCGTGCCGTCGTTCAACGCCACCATCGTCGACCGGCTGGAGCGTGGCGGCGCCGTCGCGCTCGGCAAGCTGAAGATGACCGAGGGCGCCTATACCAGCCATCACCCGGACGACGCCGCGCCGCTCAATCCGTGGAACGTCGATTACTGGGTCGGCTCGTCGTCGACCGGCTCCGGCGTCGCGACCTCGGCGGGGCTTTGCTATGGGTCGATCGGCAGCGACACCGGCGGCTCGATCCGGTTTCCGTCGGCGACCTGCGGGCTCACTGGTATCAAGCCGACCTGGGGCCGCGTCAGCCGCTATGGCGTGTTTCCGCTGGCGGATTCGCTCGATCATGTCGGCCCGATGTGCCGCAGCGCGGCGGACGCCGCCGCGATGCTCGGCGTGATCGCGGGCAGCGACCCGAACGATCCGACGGCGCTGCGCGCGCCGGTGCCGAACTATCTGGCGCAGATCAATGACGGCATCCGCGGGCTGCGGATCGGGGTCGATCGCCGCTACACGCAGGACGGCATCGATCCGCAAGTGGTCGCCGCGCTGCGCGAGGCCGAGCGCGTGCTCGCCGATCTCGGCGCGACGATCCGCGAGGTGACGTTTCCCGACTACGCCACACTGGTCAGCCAATGGATTCCGATGTGCTCGGTCGAGACCGCCGAGGCGCATCTTGCGACCTACCCGTCGCGCAAGGCGGAGTACGGTCCGGATCTGGCGCAACTGATCGAGCAGGGCCACGCCACGACCGGCGTCGAGATCGCCGCGATCCATCACGAGCGATTGAAGTTCACCGGCGCGCTCGCCGCTCTGTTCGAGGAGATCGATCTTCTCTTGGTGCCGACCATGCCGGTGCCGATCCCGACGCTGACCAGGATGAGCGAATACGGCGCCGATCCGAACGTGCTCCTGAACATCCTGCGCTTCACCGCGCCGTTCGACTTCAGCGGCAGCCCGACCATCACCCTGCCGATGGGCATGGCGGCGGACGCGATGCCGCTCAGCCTGCAGCTCGTCGGCCCGCATCTGTCGGAGCACGTGCTGGCCCGCGCCGGTCAGGCCTACCAGTCGGTCACCGACTGGCACACCAGGCGACCGCCGATCGGGTAATCGGGTGCCGGTATGGCGCGATCGGCGAGGGGATGGGGCTGCGCTGCTTGCGGCAAGCCGTGCCACGGGTTTGCCACCGGTTTGCCGCATCCCGGCGAAAATCCGCCCGAGGCCCGCAAAACCATCAAAATGTCTGCAATGTCAGGGATTTGACTGGTGCTGCCGGGGAGGATCGAACTCACGACCTCTCCCTTACCAAGGGAGTGCTCTACCACTGAGCTACGGCAGCATAAGCCGCTGCGGGAATCAGCCTCGACGGCCCCGTGCGACGGGCCGATCCTTGCCACAGGGCATCCGCCGGCGCAAGCGTGCCGCGCGGTCTTGGCGGTGAAAAAGCGGCGGTCACCGAAACCGCGCCGGTCTGCAAAGCGCGATGGATAACAAAGGGATGCCGCCAGCCGCAACGGCTCCGCCGGGGATGCGACTTTAGCCCGGGGGCGGTTTGAGCTTCATTTCCAGCAGTCGCGGTCCGATCCGGTTCCCGACCGCCTCGGCGACTGCCGACAACGCCTTCAGCGGCCGCATCATCACCTCGAATTCCAGAATCAAGCCATCGGCGCCGAGACGCATCAGGTCGATGCCGGTGAGATGCAATTGTCCGATATCGGCGCTGAATTCGAGCCCAGCCTCGCAAGGTCCGGCGACGAATGTTCGTCGATAGCAAACGTTGTCGAGCGCTTCGGCGACTGCGCTCAACACCAGCAAGGATGCGTCGCGGCCCCGGATCGGCGACTGCACTGCGGGCGAATGAAACATCACCTGTTCGTCCAGCAACCTCCGCAAAATGTCCGCGTCGCCGGTGGGTAGAGCCTTGTGCCAGCCCGCAATGGTCCGTTGCGACGCTGCCGCCAGCGCATATGTGTGATTCGACATTCCGTCTCTCCAAAATCGATCATTCAAATGCAGCACCGCGATCGCAAAATAATGAAAGCGGCGATCGCCGAAGGTCACGAGCAAAGCACGCTATGAACGATACGCCTATCCGACCGCCGCAGGGGGCCTCCGCCCGTCAGGCGCGACTGCGCGATGCGTTGCGCGAGAACCTGAAGCGTCGCAAGCTGCAGGCGCGCGGCCGCGCGGACCAGCCGAAGGATCCGGGCGATGACGCCGGAATCGTTCAAGACATCGATATCGGGAAAGCAGATGACGCGACTTGATGCGACAGCGCAGCAGGCCGAAGGACGCCATCGATGACCGGCGCCGAGATTGACGGATCCGACCTCGACGGCCACGCGCGGGCCTATCCGCGTTACGACCAGACCTTTCCGGTGCTGACCCCGGCCGAAATCGAGCGCATCCGCCGCTTCGGCGAGATGCGGCGCTTCGCCGACGGTGAGCTGCTGTTCGAAACCGGCAAGATCGGCCCAGGCATGTTCGTGGTCCTGGCCGGCCATGTGGCGGTCACCCAGCGCGACGGCCTCGGCCATGTGACCCCCGTCGTCGAACAGGGACCTGGGCAATTCCTCGCCGAAATCAGTCAGTTATCCGGCCGGGTCGCACTGGTCGACGGCCGCGCCGAGGGCGACGTCGAGTGCCTGCTGATTCCGCCGGAGCGGCTGCGGGCGCTGCTGGTCGCGGAGGCGGATCTCGGCGAGCGCATCATGCGGGCGCTGATCCTGCGCCGCGTCAACCTGATCCGGGGCGGCGTCGGTGGTCCGGTGCTGATCGGCTCCGCGACGTCGTCCGACGCGGTGCGGCTGATGGGCTTCCTCACCCGCAATGGCTGGCCGTTTCATCTGCTCGACCCTGCGACCGACCGCGACGCTGCAGACCTGGTGACGCGCTTTTCGCCGAGGCCGCACGACCTGCCGCTGGTCGTCGCCTCCGATGGAACGGTGCTGCGCAATCCGCGGGAAGCCGATCTGGCCCGTGCAATGGGAATGATCGGCAAACTCGACCCGGGCAAGGTCTATGACGTCGCCATCGTCGGCTCCGGCCCCGCGGGATTGTCGACGGCGGTGTATGCGGCGTCCGAAGGACTGTCGGTCGCGGTCTGTGATCAGCGCGCATTCGGTGGGCAGGCCGGCGCCAGCGCCCGGATCGAGAACTATCTCGGATTCCCGACAGGGATTTCCGGCCACGCGCTGACCGCGCGCGCCTTCAACCAGGCCCAGAAGTTCGGCGCCGACATCATGATCCCGGTCGAGGTCAAGACGCTCGAATGCGGCAGTGACGACGGCACCTTCGCGCTGACGCTCGACGACGGAGCAGCGCTGCGCGCTCGTGCGATCGTCGTCGCCAGCGGCGCGCGCTATCGCCGGCCCGAAATCGCCAATCTCGCAGCGTTCGATGGCCGGGGAGTTTATTATTGGGCGTCGCCGATCGAAGCGCGGCTGTGCAAGGATCAGGAGGTGATCCTGGTCGGCGGCGGCAACAGCGCCGGACAGGCCGCGGTGTATCTGTCGACGCATGCGGCGCGCGTCCATATGGTGATCCGCGGCGGCGGCCTCGCTGCCAGCATGTCGCGCTACCTGATCGAGCGGATCGAATCGACCGCGAATATCGAACTGGTGTTCAATACCGAGATCGTCTCCGTGGACGGATCGCCCGATGGCGGTCTGGAGCGCGTCACACTACGCAGCCGTCTGTCCGGTGAAGACGGGACGATGGATGTGCGGAATCTGTTCTTGTTCGTCGGTGCCGATCCGGCCACCGGCTGGCTCAATGGCTGTGGCGTCGCGCTCGACCGGGCCGGTTTCGTGGTCACCGGGGCGCCTGCCGCAGACGACCGCCCGCGGCCGGTGCAGGCGCTCGAAACATCGGTGCCGGGTGTGTTCGCCGTCGGCGATGTGCGCTCGGGGTCTGTCAAGCGGGTCGGCGGCGCGATCGGCGAGGGCGCACAGGTGGTCGCGGCGCTGCACGGCTTTCTCGCGGATTCGCTGCAGCCGGTGAAGTAGTTGGCTCGGCTGCCTGGGCCGACGGCACGATGCCGGCGGCGAGGAGCAGCAGCGAGATGATCCGGACGATGTGCGACGGCAGCAACTGAAAGAACGGGAACAGAAACCCGGTCACGCTGGTGCGGATCGTCGGCTTTGCTGATCTTCGCCGCTGCAATCGTGGTCGGCCGGCGCCGAGGATATCGTGCGCCCAAACAAAAGCCCCGGCGAGATGCCGGGGCCGTTGTAGTCGATCTGGACTGTCAGACCGGATTGGAGCGCTGATCAGCGACCGGTTCCGGTCTGCGTGCCGTTATTGTTGCCGCTCGGGCCGACGTCACCCTGGGTGGACGACGGAGTCGGGTGATTGGCGCCGTTCATGCCTTTGCCGCTCATCCCGGTGGTCGCCCCGGGAGCCATGGTGCCCTTGGCCGGCGCCATGGTGCTCGGCTGGCCGTTGCCGACATTCTTCGACCCCATCGCATTGCCGCGCGAATCGGTCTGGCTCTGAGCCGCAGCAGCCAGCGTCGTGGCCAGCAGGGTGGCGGCGGCGATACCGGTAATCTTGGACATTCGGGACTTCATGTAACCTCCATTGATCGGTTTCGTCTTGTCTGTGCAGAACTTGATCAACGGTATGTTTGGTGCTCCGTTCCGACGGAACAGCACGTCATTGGTGGGAGGCTGGCGTCGGGCGAGTTGCAGTGACATATGACCGCGTAGAGGGTGTGCCGAGGAACGCGGGCGAGGCCGCCGGGTTTGTCGACAATCACGGAGAAAAACAGATGAAACACAGTTTGAAGCACCTGGGCTCCCGGTCGCGGGGGGCCGCGCTCGCGCTGGCGTCGGTGATCGTCGCAGGCGGCCTGTTTGCCGCTGCCCCGGCCGAAGCTCGCGATTACGCCTATTGCCTGACGTCGCCGGGATACGGCTATCCTGGCGATTGCAACTATGCGTCTTACCGGCAGTGCATGGCGGCGGCGTCCGGCCGGTTGGCGGATTGTAACGTCAATCCGCGCGTCTCCTTCCGCGAGCCGAGGCGGCGGGATTTCAGGACCTACGGCGACCGCTGGTAGAGCAGGGCACCATCGACCAGAGAATCAACGGATGGCTGGCCGTCCGTTGATTCATGGGCGATTGCGGCTGATCGCAGCCGCCGCTCATGAAATCGCCTCAAACGCCACGCTTTTGCCATCAGCGGCGCTCCTGCCGTATAACTCCACGGCAAACAGCGGGAATCGGCATGGATCGCATTCGGATTATCGGCGGCAACAAGCTGAACGGCACCATCCCGATCTCGGGCGCCAAGAACGCGGCATTGCCGTTGATGATCGCCGCGATGCTGACCGACGAAACGCTGATCCTGGACAATGTGCCGCGCCTCGCCGACGTCGCCCAGTTGCAGCGGATTCTCGGCAACCACGGCGTCGACATCATGGCTGCCGGCAAACGGCCCGGCGACCATGAATATCAGGGCCAGACCCTGCATATCTCCGCGAAGAACATCATCGACACCACCGCGCCCTATGAGCTGGTGTCGAAGATGCGCGCGAGCTTCTGGGTGATCGCGCCGCTGCTGGCGCGGATGCACGAGGCCAAGGTGTCGCTGCCCGGTGGCTGCGCCATCGGCACCCGCCCGGTCGATCTGTTGATCATGGCGCTGGAAAAGCTCGGCGCCGAGCTCTCGATCGATGCCGGCTATGTCGTCGCCAAGGCGCCCGGCGGCCTGAAGGGCGCGACCATCGAATTCCCCAAGGTGACTGTCAGCGGCACCCACGTCGCGCTGATGGCGGCAACGCTCGCCAAGGGCACGACCATCATCGCCAATGCGGCTTGCGAGCCGGAGATCACCGATGTCGCCGACTGCCTCAACAAGATGGGCGCGAAAATCACCGGCGCCGGCACGCCGCGCATCCTGATCGAGGGCGTCGCCAGTCTGCACGGTGCGCGGCACACCGTGCTTCCCGACCGGATCGAGACCGGCACCTATGCGATGGCGGTGGCGATGACCGGTGGCGAGGTCCAGCTCTCCGGCGCCCGGCCCGAGCTGCTGCAGTCGGCGCTCGACGTGCTGACGGAGGCCGGCGCCACCATCACGGTCAACAATGACGGCATCAGGGTCGCGCGCAACGGTGCCGGCATCAGCCCGGTCACCGTCTCCACCGCGCCGTTTCCCGGCTTCCCGACCGATCTGCAGGCGCAATTGATGGCGCTGATGACGCGCGCCAAGGGCGCCTCGCACATCACCGAAACGATCTTCGAAAACCGCTTCATGCACGTTCAGGAGCTGGCGCGGTTCGGCGCCCGCATCCAGCTCGACGGCGAGACCGCGACCATCGACGGCGTCGCCAGGCTGCGCGGCGCACCGGTGATGGCGACTGATCTGCGCGCCTCGGTGTCGCTTGTGATCGCGGCGCTCGCGGCCGAAGGCGAGACCATGGTGAACCGGATCTACCATCTCGACCGCGGCTTCGAGCGGCTCGAGGAGAAGCTCTCCGCCTGCGGCGCCAGCATCGAGCGCATCAGCGGATGAACCATGCCGCGGGGGCTGCCTTGGGCCAGTTGAAGCTTCTCGCTCTGGATCCCGACGATCTCGCCGTGATCTCGGCGCACGTCCAGGATGCCAGCGTCGAAACCGGCGACATCGTCTGGCGCCAGGCCGAGAAGCGGTTGGTGGTCGGGCTGCACCGGCTCGACTGGGAGCAGACCCTGTCGGGTGCGCCGGTGCCCGGCCGGCTGATCGCGGCATTGCGATTCGATCGGGTGCTGGCCTGCAAGTCGCGCAATATCGCGATCGATGCTCCGGAGACCGCGCTCGAAATGATCGGGATCGAGTTCTATCCGGCGCAGGAAGCGCCGGCCGGCAGCGTGGTGCTGATGTTTTCCCGCGGTGGCATGCTGCGGCTCGACGTCGAGTGCCTCGAATGCGCGCTGACCGATCTCGGGCCTGACCCTCTCGGCGCCGACGCTGCCGGGAGCGACTCTCCCGAGGACCTCGGCGGTCTCGCCTGAGACCGCCTTGCCCGGTGGATCGGAGCCGTCCGGCAGGTCCGGCATAACCCTTGAGGCATAAGGGTTGACGGCGGTAGGGCGGCGCGCCATTGAGCATTCGCGGCCTTGTGGGCCTTTGTGACTCCGGAAGCTTCCAATGCCAGTTCGTCTCGACGCCGCCAGCACCGATTTCTCCACACAATTCAAGGCCTTCCTGGCCATGAAGCGCGAGGTCGCGGCGGATATCGAGGCCGCCACAAGGGCCATCGTCGACGACGTCGCGGCGCGCGGCGACGCGGCGCTGCTGGAGGCTACGGCGAAGTTCGACCGGCTGACGCTGGACGCGGGCGGCCTGCGCATCACGGCGGACGAGATCGACGCCGCTGTCCGGGCCTGCGACCCGGATACCATCGACGCGTTGAAATTCGCCCGCGACCGCATCGAATTCTTCCATCGCCGGCAATTGCCGAAGGATGATCGCTTCACCGACGCGCTCGGCGTCGAGCTCGGCTGGCGCTGGAGCTCGATCGAGGCGGTGGGTCTGTACGTGCCCGGCGGCACCGCGGCGTATCCGTCCTCGGTGCTGATGAACGCGATCCCGGCCAAAGTCGCCGGCGTCGACCGCGTCGTGATGGTGGTGCCGTCGCCGGACGGCAAGCTCAACCCGCTGGTGCTGGCCGCCGCTTCGCTCGGCGGCGTCACCGAGATCTACCGCGTCGGCGGCGCCCAGGCGGTGGCGGCGCTGGCTTACGGCACCGCGACGATCGCGCCGGTGTCGAAGATCGTCGGCCCCGGCAACGCCTATGTGGCGGCCGCCAAGCGGCAGGTGTTCGGCCGCGTCGGCATCGACATGATCGCCGGCCCGTCCGAGGTGGTGGTGGTCGCCGACAGCACCGGCAATCCGGACTGGATCGCGGCCGATCTGCTGGCGCAGGCCGAGCACGACGCCAATGCGCAGTCGATCCTGATCACCGACGATGTTGAACTCGCCGACGCCGTCGAACGCGCCGTGACGGCGCAGCTCACGACGCTGCCGCGTGCCGACATCGCCCGCGCCTCGTGGGACGCTTATGGCGCCGTCATCAAGGTGGCGAAGCTCGACGACGCGGTGGCGCTGGCGGACGCGATCGCCGCCGAGCATCTCGAAATCATCACCGCCGATCCGGAGGCTTTTGCGGCGAAGATCCGCAATGCCGGCGCGATCTTCCTCGGCGCGCACACGCCGGAGGCGATCGGCGACTATGTCGGAGGCTCCAACCACGTGCTGCCGACCGCGCGTTCGGCGCGGTTCTCGTCGGGTCTCGGCGTGCTCGACTTCATGAAGCGCACCTCGATCCTGAAATGCGGCCCCGAGCAGCTCGCCGCGCTGGGCCCGGCGGCGATGACGCTCGGAGAAGCCGAGGGACTGCAGGCTCACGCGCGCTCGGTGGGACTGCGTCTGAATCGGCGATGAGCACACCGCAACCAGACGATTCCAACAATCGCATCGTCGCGGTGACGCTCGACGAGGAATCGATCGGGCGCTCGGGACCGGACATCGAGCACGAGCGCGCGATCGCGATCTACGACCTGGTCGAGAAGAATCTGTTCGCGCCGGAAGGCGCGGGCGAGGGCCCGTTCACGCTGCATATCGGCATCACCGGCTCGCGGCTGATGTTCGACATCCGCCGCGAAGACGGCACGCCGGTGGTGGCGCATTTGTTGTCGCTGTCGCCGTTTCGCCGCATCGTGAAGGACTACTTCATGATCTGCGACAGCTACTATCAGGCGATCCGCACCGCGACGCCGGACAAGATCGAAGCCATCGACATGGGCCGCCGCGGCATCCACGATGAAGGCTCGCGCACGCTGCAGGAACGGCTCGCCGGCAAGGTGCGGATCGACTTCGAAACCGCGCGCCGGCTGTTCACGCTGATTTCCGTGCTGCACTGGAAGGGCTGACGCATGATCGGGGTGGTCCGCCTGTCGAAGCGAGCCTGACCTGATGGCGCCAGCGCGGCAGCCGCAAGCGGTGCTGTTCGCCTGCGGCATGAACAGCGTTCGCTCGCCGATGGCCGAAGGATTGCTGCGCAGCATCGCGCCGCGC
This genomic window contains:
- a CDS encoding nuclear transport factor 2 family protein gives rise to the protein MTFGDRRFHYFAIAVLHLNDRFWRDGMSNHTYALAAASQRTIAGWHKALPTGDADILRRLLDEQVMFHSPAVQSPIRGRDASLLVLSAVAEALDNVCYRRTFVAGPCEAGLEFSADIGQLHLTGIDLMRLGADGLILEFEVMMRPLKALSAVAEAVGNRIGPRLLEMKLKPPPG
- a CDS encoding DUF2948 family protein: MGQLKLLALDPDDLAVISAHVQDASVETGDIVWRQAEKRLVVGLHRLDWEQTLSGAPVPGRLIAALRFDRVLACKSRNIAIDAPETALEMIGIEFYPAQEAPAGSVVLMFSRGGMLRLDVECLECALTDLGPDPLGADAAGSDSPEDLGGLA
- a CDS encoding amidase; translated protein: MTADLHYASITELGELYRRKALKPSEVTQASLDRIAQLDKRFNAYATVLAERAMRQAKQCDDELAKGISRGPLHGVPIGLKDLCYTSFAPSAGGTTIHKEFVPSFNATIVDRLERGGAVALGKLKMTEGAYTSHHPDDAAPLNPWNVDYWVGSSSTGSGVATSAGLCYGSIGSDTGGSIRFPSATCGLTGIKPTWGRVSRYGVFPLADSLDHVGPMCRSAADAAAMLGVIAGSDPNDPTALRAPVPNYLAQINDGIRGLRIGVDRRYTQDGIDPQVVAALREAERVLADLGATIREVTFPDYATLVSQWIPMCSVETAEAHLATYPSRKAEYGPDLAQLIEQGHATTGVEIAAIHHERLKFTGALAALFEEIDLLLVPTMPVPIPTLTRMSEYGADPNVLLNILRFTAPFDFSGSPTITLPMGMAADAMPLSLQLVGPHLSEHVLARAGQAYQSVTDWHTRRPPIG
- a CDS encoding FAD-dependent oxidoreductase — encoded protein: MTGAEIDGSDLDGHARAYPRYDQTFPVLTPAEIERIRRFGEMRRFADGELLFETGKIGPGMFVVLAGHVAVTQRDGLGHVTPVVEQGPGQFLAEISQLSGRVALVDGRAEGDVECLLIPPERLRALLVAEADLGERIMRALILRRVNLIRGGVGGPVLIGSATSSDAVRLMGFLTRNGWPFHLLDPATDRDAADLVTRFSPRPHDLPLVVASDGTVLRNPREADLARAMGMIGKLDPGKVYDVAIVGSGPAGLSTAVYAASEGLSVAVCDQRAFGGQAGASARIENYLGFPTGISGHALTARAFNQAQKFGADIMIPVEVKTLECGSDDGTFALTLDDGAALRARAIVVASGARYRRPEIANLAAFDGRGVYYWASPIEARLCKDQEVILVGGGNSAGQAAVYLSTHAARVHMVIRGGGLAASMSRYLIERIESTANIELVFNTEIVSVDGSPDGGLERVTLRSRLSGEDGTMDVRNLFLFVGADPATGWLNGCGVALDRAGFVVTGAPAADDRPRPVQALETSVPGVFAVGDVRSGSVKRVGGAIGEGAQVVAALHGFLADSLQPVK
- a CDS encoding DUF3551 domain-containing protein, which encodes MKHSLKHLGSRSRGAALALASVIVAGGLFAAAPAEARDYAYCLTSPGYGYPGDCNYASYRQCMAAASGRLADCNVNPRVSFREPRRRDFRTYGDRW
- a CDS encoding SDR family NAD(P)-dependent oxidoreductase, producing MDLGLKGAKVLVTGSTKGIGRAVAETFAAEGADVGICARNQADVDAAVAALKGKGVNAFGGAVDVSNGPALKAWVADMAAKLGGIDVIVANVSALAIGQDEESWEKEFATDMMGTVRLVDAAMPYLEKSAAGAIVTISSVSGREVDFAAGPYGTFKAAIIHYTQGLAYQLAPKNIRANSVSPGNTYFEGGVWNQIKDGNPELYKAALALNPTGRMGTPQEMANAVVFLGSRAASFITGTNLVVDGALTKGVQF
- the hisD gene encoding histidinol dehydrogenase, whose protein sequence is MPVRLDAASTDFSTQFKAFLAMKREVAADIEAATRAIVDDVAARGDAALLEATAKFDRLTLDAGGLRITADEIDAAVRACDPDTIDALKFARDRIEFFHRRQLPKDDRFTDALGVELGWRWSSIEAVGLYVPGGTAAYPSSVLMNAIPAKVAGVDRVVMVVPSPDGKLNPLVLAAASLGGVTEIYRVGGAQAVAALAYGTATIAPVSKIVGPGNAYVAAAKRQVFGRVGIDMIAGPSEVVVVADSTGNPDWIAADLLAQAEHDANAQSILITDDVELADAVERAVTAQLTTLPRADIARASWDAYGAVIKVAKLDDAVALADAIAAEHLEIITADPEAFAAKIRNAGAIFLGAHTPEAIGDYVGGSNHVLPTARSARFSSGLGVLDFMKRTSILKCGPEQLAALGPAAMTLGEAEGLQAHARSVGLRLNRR
- the murA gene encoding UDP-N-acetylglucosamine 1-carboxyvinyltransferase — protein: MDRIRIIGGNKLNGTIPISGAKNAALPLMIAAMLTDETLILDNVPRLADVAQLQRILGNHGVDIMAAGKRPGDHEYQGQTLHISAKNIIDTTAPYELVSKMRASFWVIAPLLARMHEAKVSLPGGCAIGTRPVDLLIMALEKLGAELSIDAGYVVAKAPGGLKGATIEFPKVTVSGTHVALMAATLAKGTTIIANAACEPEITDVADCLNKMGAKITGAGTPRILIEGVASLHGARHTVLPDRIETGTYAMAVAMTGGEVQLSGARPELLQSALDVLTEAGATITVNNDGIRVARNGAGISPVTVSTAPFPGFPTDLQAQLMALMTRAKGASHITETIFENRFMHVQELARFGARIQLDGETATIDGVARLRGAPVMATDLRASVSLVIAALAAEGETMVNRIYHLDRGFERLEEKLSACGASIERISG
- a CDS encoding UPF0262 family protein is translated as MSTPQPDDSNNRIVAVTLDEESIGRSGPDIEHERAIAIYDLVEKNLFAPEGAGEGPFTLHIGITGSRLMFDIRREDGTPVVAHLLSLSPFRRIVKDYFMICDSYYQAIRTATPDKIEAIDMGRRGIHDEGSRTLQERLAGKVRIDFETARRLFTLISVLHWKG